The following are from one region of the Streptomyces changanensis genome:
- a CDS encoding sacsin N-terminal ATP-binding-like domain-containing protein, whose translation MSVRATAAGEGTDPFGTARLRRGVLDAWGAGPARFREDANAEEELSLGGYRDRLVVELAQNAADAAARAGVPGRLRLTLHPADADGPALLAAANTGAPLDATGVESLSTLRASAKREGHEGAVGRFGVGFAAVLAVSDEPAVIGRHGGVRWSLAEARDLAARAAQASPGLGDELRRRDGHVPLLRLPLPAEGAPPAGYDTVVVLPLRDAAAVDLVERLLSGVGDALLLTLPGLAEIVVETPSGTRTLTRGQDAAYTVVDDSARGTARWRTVTRTGPLPPELLKDRPVEERLRPHWSVTWAVPVDAEGAPARPDTTPVVHAPTPTDEPLTLPALLIASFPLDSTRRHPAPGPLSDFVVARAADAYVELLADWRPVSTGTLDLVPGPLGKGVLDGAVRGAILGLLPRVPFLAPAAPSEELTALRPFEAEVVEGAGAETVRVLAEVLPTLLPAGLERRAELRALGVARLSLGDAVDRLAGAERDPEWWYRLYDSLAGVDPDRLSGLPVPLADGRTTIGPRQVLLPLADTPADLARLGLKVAHPDAAHPLLEKLGALPATPRAVLTTPQVRAAVAASLDADETWDDDAPDAGELAETVLALVRDAGLEPGDEPWLGALALPDEDGEPAPAGELVLPGSPFASVMRPGELALCDEELAERWGEQPLAACGVLADFALVRATDVVLDPDELEPRDADYPEPDDAGLLDAVDVWCEDVLDRLPEAPVPPVATELVAVRDLDMVDDDAWPRALALLSRPPLRDALTQPVRVLLPDGTTQTVRPYTAWWLRDHPVLDGRRPAGLRAAGADPLLAGLYESVDTTGFDDAQVLRALGVRTSVAALLDEPGGAAELLGRLADPAREVTGAQLHALYTALAELDPEQVTLPDELRVVVDGEVRVVDAADAVVADAPDLLPLTSGVPLLPVAPARAADLAELLQVRRLSETVRAEVTTDGAEHAVPPSVLTLLGPGTPEVYVEHEELVAGGTELDWRLTPDGTLHAATLEGVAAGLAWAAGQWPRRFEVAALLEDPSRTEELARDRWFD comes from the coding sequence GTGAGCGTGAGGGCGACGGCGGCGGGCGAGGGAACCGACCCGTTCGGGACCGCGCGGCTGCGGCGCGGGGTGCTCGACGCGTGGGGGGCCGGACCCGCGCGGTTCCGGGAGGACGCCAACGCCGAGGAGGAGCTGAGCCTCGGCGGCTACCGCGACCGGCTGGTCGTGGAGTTGGCGCAGAACGCCGCCGACGCGGCCGCCCGCGCCGGCGTCCCCGGCCGGCTCCGGCTCACCCTGCACCCGGCGGACGCCGACGGCCCGGCCCTGCTCGCCGCCGCCAACACCGGCGCCCCGCTCGACGCGACGGGCGTCGAGTCGCTCTCCACGCTCCGCGCCTCCGCCAAGCGCGAGGGCCACGAGGGCGCGGTCGGCCGGTTCGGCGTCGGCTTCGCCGCGGTCCTCGCGGTGAGCGACGAACCGGCCGTCATCGGCCGGCACGGCGGGGTCCGCTGGTCCCTCGCCGAAGCCCGCGACCTGGCCGCCCGCGCCGCCCAGGCCAGCCCCGGCCTCGGCGACGAGCTGCGCCGCCGCGACGGCCACGTGCCACTGCTGCGGCTGCCGCTGCCCGCCGAGGGCGCCCCGCCCGCCGGGTACGACACGGTCGTCGTCCTGCCGTTGCGCGACGCCGCCGCCGTCGACCTCGTGGAGCGGCTGCTCTCGGGTGTCGGCGACGCCCTGCTCCTCACCCTCCCGGGCCTCGCCGAGATCGTCGTGGAGACCCCGTCGGGCACCCGTACCCTCACGCGCGGGCAGGACGCCGCGTACACGGTCGTCGACGACTCCGCCCGCGGCACGGCCCGTTGGCGGACCGTCACGCGTACCGGCCCCCTCCCGCCCGAGCTGCTGAAGGACCGCCCCGTCGAGGAGCGCCTGCGTCCGCACTGGTCGGTCACCTGGGCCGTCCCCGTCGACGCGGAGGGCGCCCCCGCCCGCCCGGACACCACGCCCGTCGTGCACGCGCCGACGCCGACCGACGAGCCGCTGACGCTGCCCGCGCTGCTCATCGCGTCGTTCCCGCTGGACTCCACGCGCCGCCACCCCGCCCCCGGCCCCCTGAGCGACTTCGTCGTGGCGCGGGCGGCCGACGCGTACGTCGAACTGCTCGCCGACTGGCGCCCGGTGTCCACCGGCACCCTCGACCTGGTGCCCGGCCCGCTCGGCAAGGGCGTCCTCGACGGGGCCGTCCGCGGCGCGATCCTCGGCCTCCTCCCCCGCGTCCCCTTCCTGGCCCCCGCGGCGCCCTCCGAGGAGCTGACCGCGCTGCGCCCGTTCGAGGCGGAGGTCGTCGAGGGCGCGGGCGCCGAGACCGTCCGCGTCCTGGCGGAGGTGCTGCCGACGCTGCTCCCGGCGGGCCTGGAGCGGCGCGCCGAGCTGCGCGCGCTGGGCGTGGCCCGGCTGTCGCTGGGCGACGCCGTCGACCGGCTGGCGGGCGCCGAACGGGACCCGGAGTGGTGGTACCGGCTGTACGACTCGCTCGCCGGCGTCGACCCCGACCGCCTCAGCGGGCTGCCGGTGCCGCTCGCCGACGGCCGGACCACGATCGGCCCCCGCCAGGTCCTCCTGCCGCTGGCGGACACGCCCGCGGACCTGGCCCGGCTGGGCCTGAAGGTGGCGCACCCGGACGCCGCGCACCCGCTGCTGGAGAAGCTGGGCGCCCTGCCGGCGACCCCGCGCGCGGTCCTCACCACCCCGCAGGTGCGGGCGGCGGTCGCGGCGTCCCTCGACGCGGACGAGACGTGGGACGACGACGCCCCGGACGCCGGGGAGCTGGCGGAGACGGTCCTCGCGCTGGTCCGCGACGCCGGTCTCGAACCGGGTGACGAGCCGTGGCTCGGCGCGCTGGCCCTGCCCGACGAGGACGGGGAGCCCGCTCCGGCCGGCGAGCTGGTCCTGCCGGGCAGCCCCTTCGCCTCGGTGATGCGCCCGGGTGAACTGGCCCTGTGCGACGAGGAGCTGGCGGAGCGCTGGGGCGAGCAACCGCTCGCGGCCTGCGGGGTGCTGGCCGACTTCGCACTCGTCCGGGCCACGGACGTGGTCCTGGACCCGGACGAGCTGGAGCCGCGCGACGCGGACTACCCCGAACCGGACGACGCCGGCCTCCTCGACGCGGTCGACGTGTGGTGCGAGGACGTCCTGGACCGGCTCCCCGAGGCCCCCGTGCCGCCGGTCGCCACGGAGCTGGTGGCCGTGCGCGACCTGGACATGGTCGACGACGACGCCTGGCCGCGCGCGCTCGCCCTGCTCTCCCGGCCGCCGCTGCGGGACGCGTTGACCCAGCCGGTGCGGGTCCTGTTGCCGGACGGCACGACGCAGACCGTCCGCCCGTACACCGCCTGGTGGCTGCGCGACCACCCGGTCCTCGACGGCCGCCGCCCCGCCGGACTGCGCGCGGCGGGCGCCGACCCGCTGCTGGCGGGCCTGTACGAGTCGGTCGACACGACCGGCTTCGACGACGCGCAGGTGCTGCGCGCCCTGGGCGTGCGCACGTCGGTGGCGGCGCTGCTCGACGAGCCGGGCGGCGCGGCGGAGCTGCTGGGGCGGCTCGCCGACCCGGCGCGGGAGGTGACGGGCGCCCAGCTGCACGCCCTGTACACGGCGCTGGCGGAGCTGGACCCGGAGCAGGTGACGCTCCCGGACGAGCTGCGCGTGGTCGTGGACGGCGAGGTGCGCGTGGTGGACGCGGCGGACGCGGTGGTGGCCGACGCCCCCGACCTGCTGCCGCTGACGTCCGGGGTGCCGCTGCTGCCGGTGGCCCCGGCGCGGGCCGCGGACCTGGCGGAGCTGCTTCAGGTGCGGCGGCTGAGCGAGACGGTACGGGCGGAGGTCACCACGGACGGGGCGGAGCACGCCGTCCCGCCCTCGGTCCTCACCCTGCTGGGGCCCGGCACGCCGGAGGTGTACGTGGAGCACGAGGAGCTGGTGGCCGGCGGGACCGAGCTGGACTGGCGGCTCACCCCGGACGGCACGCTGCACGCGGCCACGCTGGAGGGCGTGGCGGCCGGCCTGGCGTGGGCGGCGGGGCAGTGGCCGCGCCGGTTCGAGGTGGCGGCGCTGCTGGAGGACCCGTCGCGCACGGAGGAGCTGGCGCGGGACCGCTGGTTCGACTGA
- a CDS encoding HAD-IC family P-type ATPase codes for MTQRARTEDATEGGPGDTTVGAGGEPDPPYRPGGLTAAEVARRVERGEVNDVPVRSSRSTVDIVRGNVLTRFNALIGVLWVIMLAVAPIQDSLFGFVIVANTGIGIIQELRAKRTLDGLAVIGEARPTVRRDGTATEVPTSGIVLGDLIELGPGDKIPVDGVVAEADNLEVDESLLTGEADPVHKKPGDTVMSGSFVVAGGGAFTATKVGRAAYAAQLAEEASRFTLVHSELRSGISTILKYVTWMMVPTATALVISQLVVKDTDVKGSVARTVGGIVPMIPEGLVLLTSVAFAIGVIRLGRKQCLVQELPAIEGLARVDVVCLDKTGTLTEGGMDVTELRPLGGADEAYVRKVLGALGESDPRPNASLRAIVEAYPDNDDWRCTEALPFSSARKYSGAAFSEGDGQTSAWLLGAPDVLLPDDDPVLDDIDGLNRQGLRVLLLARVGGDLDDPHIAAKAQPTALVVLDQRLRPDAADTLAYFAEQDVAAKVVSGDNAVSVGAVAAKLGLPGAGQTVDARRLPQERETMAAALEDGVVFGRVSPQQKRDMVGALQSRGHTVAMTGDGVNDVLALKDADIGVSMGSGSEATRAVAQIVLLDNSFATLPSVVAEGRRVIGNITRVATLFLTKTVYSVLLAVLVVIAQVEYPFLPRHLTLLSTLTIGVPAFFLALAPNTERARPHFVRRVMRYAVPAGVIAAAATFTTYLLAGAHYSGPEALDAETSAATLTLFLVSLWVLAIIARPYTWWRVGLVAAMGAGFLVVLVVPWLQDFFALRLVGTTMPWAAVGIAAAAAALLEGAWRWVDRKVPA; via the coding sequence ATGACGCAGCGTGCCAGGACCGAGGACGCGACCGAGGGCGGGCCCGGGGACACGACCGTGGGGGCCGGCGGGGAGCCGGACCCGCCGTACCGGCCCGGGGGGCTGACCGCCGCCGAAGTGGCCCGCCGGGTCGAGCGGGGCGAGGTCAACGACGTCCCCGTCCGCTCCTCCCGCTCCACCGTCGACATCGTCCGGGGCAACGTCCTCACCCGCTTCAACGCCCTCATCGGCGTGCTCTGGGTGATCATGTTGGCGGTCGCCCCGATCCAGGACAGCCTCTTCGGGTTCGTCATCGTCGCCAACACCGGCATCGGCATCATCCAGGAGCTGCGGGCCAAGAGGACCCTCGACGGCCTCGCCGTCATCGGGGAGGCCCGGCCGACCGTCCGCCGCGACGGCACCGCCACCGAGGTGCCGACCTCCGGGATCGTGCTCGGCGACCTCATCGAGCTCGGCCCGGGCGACAAGATCCCCGTCGACGGGGTCGTCGCCGAGGCCGACAACCTGGAGGTCGACGAGTCCCTGCTCACCGGCGAGGCCGACCCCGTCCACAAGAAGCCCGGCGACACCGTCATGTCGGGCAGCTTCGTCGTCGCCGGCGGCGGCGCCTTCACCGCCACCAAGGTCGGCCGCGCCGCCTACGCCGCGCAGCTCGCCGAGGAGGCGTCCCGCTTCACCCTCGTCCACTCCGAGCTGCGCTCCGGGATCTCCACCATCCTCAAGTACGTGACGTGGATGATGGTCCCCACCGCCACCGCCCTCGTCATCAGCCAGCTCGTCGTCAAGGACACCGACGTCAAGGGCTCCGTCGCCCGGACCGTCGGCGGCATCGTGCCGATGATCCCCGAGGGGCTGGTGCTGCTCACCTCCGTCGCCTTCGCCATCGGCGTCATCCGCCTCGGCCGCAAGCAGTGCCTCGTCCAGGAGCTCCCGGCGATCGAGGGCCTCGCCCGCGTCGACGTCGTCTGCCTCGACAAGACGGGCACCCTCACCGAGGGCGGCATGGACGTCACCGAGCTCCGCCCGCTCGGCGGCGCCGACGAGGCGTACGTCCGCAAGGTGCTCGGCGCGCTCGGCGAGTCCGACCCCCGCCCCAACGCCTCCCTGCGCGCCATCGTCGAGGCCTACCCGGACAACGACGACTGGCGCTGCACCGAGGCCCTGCCGTTCTCCTCCGCGCGCAAGTACAGCGGCGCCGCCTTCAGCGAGGGCGACGGGCAGACCAGCGCCTGGCTCCTCGGCGCGCCCGACGTGCTGCTCCCCGACGACGACCCCGTCCTCGACGACATCGACGGGCTCAACCGGCAGGGCCTGCGCGTCCTGCTCCTGGCCCGGGTCGGCGGCGACCTCGACGACCCGCACATCGCGGCGAAGGCACAGCCGACCGCGCTCGTCGTCCTCGACCAGCGGCTGCGGCCCGACGCCGCCGACACCCTCGCCTACTTCGCCGAGCAGGACGTCGCCGCCAAGGTGGTCTCCGGCGACAACGCCGTCTCCGTCGGCGCCGTCGCCGCCAAGCTCGGTCTGCCCGGCGCCGGGCAGACCGTGGACGCCCGGCGGCTCCCGCAGGAACGGGAGACCATGGCCGCCGCCCTGGAGGACGGGGTCGTCTTCGGGCGGGTCAGCCCGCAGCAGAAGCGGGACATGGTCGGCGCGCTCCAGTCCCGCGGGCACACCGTCGCCATGACGGGCGACGGCGTCAACGACGTCCTCGCCCTCAAGGACGCCGACATCGGCGTCAGCATGGGCAGCGGCTCCGAGGCCACCCGGGCCGTCGCGCAGATCGTGCTCCTGGACAACAGCTTCGCCACCCTCCCCTCGGTCGTCGCGGAGGGCCGGCGGGTCATCGGCAACATCACGCGCGTCGCGACGCTGTTCCTCACCAAGACCGTCTACTCGGTGCTGCTCGCGGTCCTGGTCGTGATCGCGCAGGTCGAGTACCCCTTCCTGCCGCGCCACCTGACCCTGCTGTCGACGCTCACCATCGGGGTGCCGGCCTTCTTCCTCGCGCTGGCGCCCAACACCGAACGGGCCCGACCGCACTTCGTGCGGCGCGTCATGCGGTACGCCGTGCCGGCCGGCGTGATCGCCGCGGCGGCCACCTTCACCACGTACCTGCTCGCCGGCGCCCACTACAGCGGGCCCGAGGCGCTCGACGCCGAGACCAGCGCCGCGACGCTCACCCTGTTCCTCGTCTCCCTGTGGGTGCTGGCGATCATCGCCCGCCCCTACACCTGGTGGCGGGTCGGACTGGTCGCGGCGATGGGGGCCGGGTTCCTGGTGGTCCTCGTCGTGCCGTGGCTCCAGGACTTCTTCGCCCTGCGGCTCGTCGGCACGACGATGCCGTGGGCCGCCGTCGGCATCGCCGCCGCGGCGGCCGCGCTCCTGGAGGGCGCCTGGCGCTGGGTCGACCGCAAGGTCCCGGCGTAG
- a CDS encoding DUF2530 domain-containing protein, with amino-acid sequence MAKWTPRHEAPEPLEGPVVATITGGTILWFVLFLVQLPFYGWFADRDLDWWVWTCLAGAGLGLLGIWYVRRRDAAIRRAGADTPTEA; translated from the coding sequence ATGGCGAAGTGGACCCCCAGGCACGAGGCACCCGAACCCCTTGAGGGGCCCGTGGTCGCCACCATCACCGGCGGCACGATCCTCTGGTTCGTCCTCTTCCTCGTCCAGCTCCCCTTCTACGGCTGGTTCGCCGACCGCGACCTCGACTGGTGGGTCTGGACGTGCCTCGCCGGCGCGGGCCTCGGCCTGCTGGGCATCTGGTACGTCCGCCGGCGCGACGCCGCGATCCGCCGCGCCGGGGCCGACACCCCGACGGAAGCCTGA
- a CDS encoding NCS2 family permease, with the protein MPSTVSASPDAPEQPPSGTGSALDRFFKVSERGSTLAREVRGGFATFFAMAYIIVLNPIILGSAKDMYGHQLDSGELVTATVLSAALSTLLMGVIGNVPIALAAGLGVNTVVALQLAPRMAWADAMGMVVLAGVVVMLLVATGLRERVMNAVPVGLRKGIAIGIGLFIMLIGLVDSGFVSRIPDAAHTTVPLQLGADGHLGGWPVLIFAVGTLLTLALLVRKVPGAILISIVAMTVLAMVVHAVAKVPSWGLTTPEWPGNPVASPDFGLLGQVSLFGGFEKVGLLTGCLFVFTVLLSCFFDAMGTILGVGDEAGLMDEKGEFPGINRVLLVDGLAVAAGGATSSSATTCYVESTAGVGEGARTGLASVVTGGLFAVALFLTPLATMVPSQAATPALVAVGFLILAGSVRDIDWSDFTIAVPAFLAMVMMPFTYSITNGIGIGFVSFCVLRLAAGRGREVPVAMYAVSGVFVFYYAMPALGLT; encoded by the coding sequence ATGCCCTCCACGGTCTCCGCCTCCCCGGACGCGCCCGAGCAGCCACCGAGCGGTACCGGCAGCGCCCTGGACCGCTTCTTCAAGGTCTCGGAACGCGGCTCCACCCTCGCCCGGGAGGTCCGCGGCGGCTTCGCGACCTTCTTCGCGATGGCCTACATCATCGTGCTGAACCCGATCATCCTCGGCAGCGCCAAGGACATGTACGGCCACCAGCTGGACAGCGGCGAGCTGGTCACGGCGACGGTGCTGAGCGCCGCGCTCTCCACGCTCCTCATGGGCGTCATCGGCAACGTGCCCATCGCCCTCGCCGCCGGCCTCGGCGTCAACACGGTCGTCGCCCTGCAGCTCGCGCCCCGCATGGCGTGGGCGGACGCGATGGGCATGGTGGTCCTCGCCGGCGTCGTCGTGATGCTGCTGGTCGCCACGGGCCTGCGCGAGCGGGTGATGAACGCCGTGCCGGTGGGCCTGCGCAAGGGCATCGCCATCGGCATCGGGCTGTTCATCATGCTGATCGGGCTCGTCGACTCCGGCTTCGTCTCCCGCATCCCGGACGCCGCGCACACCACCGTCCCGCTCCAGCTAGGCGCGGACGGCCACCTCGGGGGCTGGCCGGTCCTGATCTTCGCCGTCGGCACGCTGCTGACGCTGGCGCTGCTCGTCCGCAAGGTGCCCGGCGCGATCCTCATCTCCATCGTCGCCATGACGGTCCTCGCCATGGTGGTGCACGCCGTCGCGAAGGTGCCGTCCTGGGGCCTGACCACACCCGAGTGGCCCGGCAACCCCGTGGCCTCGCCCGACTTCGGGCTCCTGGGGCAGGTCAGCCTCTTCGGCGGCTTCGAGAAGGTCGGCCTGCTGACCGGCTGCCTCTTCGTCTTCACCGTGCTGCTGTCCTGCTTCTTCGACGCCATGGGCACGATCCTCGGTGTCGGCGACGAGGCCGGGCTGATGGACGAGAAGGGCGAGTTCCCGGGCATCAACCGGGTCCTGCTCGTGGACGGCCTGGCCGTCGCCGCGGGCGGCGCCACCTCGTCCTCGGCGACCACCTGCTACGTGGAGTCGACGGCGGGCGTCGGCGAGGGCGCCCGCACCGGGCTGGCCTCCGTCGTCACGGGCGGCCTCTTCGCGGTCGCGCTCTTCCTCACGCCGCTCGCCACGATGGTCCCCTCACAGGCGGCGACGCCCGCGCTGGTCGCGGTCGGCTTCCTCATCCTGGCCGGCTCCGTCCGGGACATCGACTGGAGCGACTTCACCATCGCGGTGCCGGCGTTCCTGGCGATGGTCATGATGCCGTTCACGTACTCGATCACGAACGGCATCGGCATCGGCTTCGTCTCCTTCTGCGTGCTGCGCCTGGCCGCCGGGCGCGGCCGGGAGGTGCCGGTCGCGATGTACGCCGTGTCGGGCGTCTTCGTCTTCTACTACGCCATGCCGGCGCTGGGCCTCACCTGA
- a CDS encoding MarR family winged helix-turn-helix transcriptional regulator, producing MPDLSSGGPGNEADAAAVNALRSAVMRLSRRLKHQRVDESLSPTEMSVLGTLARCGTATPGELARKEHVQPPSMTRIVALLEAKGLVRLEPHPDDRRQKVVSQTGRAEAMLEESRRKRNAWLASLAEGLDEDEWARLRAAAPVLEKLAHL from the coding sequence ATGCCCGACCTGTCCAGCGGCGGTCCCGGCAACGAGGCCGACGCCGCCGCCGTGAACGCGCTCCGCTCCGCCGTCATGCGGCTGTCCCGGCGCCTGAAGCACCAGCGTGTCGACGAGTCGCTGAGCCCGACCGAGATGTCGGTGCTCGGCACCCTCGCCCGCTGCGGCACGGCCACCCCCGGGGAACTGGCCCGCAAGGAGCACGTGCAGCCGCCGTCGATGACCCGCATCGTCGCCCTGCTGGAGGCCAAGGGACTGGTCCGGCTGGAGCCGCACCCCGACGACCGCCGGCAGAAGGTCGTCAGCCAGACCGGGCGGGCCGAGGCCATGCTGGAAGAGTCCCGCCGCAAGCGGAACGCCTGGCTGGCGTCGCTCGCCGAGGGGCTGGACGAGGACGAATGGGCCCGGCTGCGCGCCGCCGCCCCGGTCCTGGAGAAGCTCGCGCACCTGTAG
- a CDS encoding MFS transporter — MRTGTGEHSAPGHNPDDHDTTRTPRTGDTFSSLRVRNYRLFFTGAIVSNTGTWMARITQDWLVLSLTGSAAAVGITTALQFLPMLLFGLYGGVIADRYPKRRLLLLSQGALGLCGLTLAALTLSGHVQVWHVYLVAFLLGMVTVVDNPTRQSFVSEMVGPAHLRNAVSLNSANFQSARLVGPAVAGLLIASVGSGWAFLVNGLSFLAPLAALLLMRTAELHPVARVPRGKGQLREGLRYVAGRPELIWPIALVGFVGTFGFNFPIWLTAFADGVFHVGPGTYGLMNTLMAVGSLAGALLSARRGTSRLRMLVGAAVAFGVLEVTAAVTPSFWLFMLLLVPIGMFGLTVNVTANSFVQLATDPAMRGRVMSLYMMVFAGGTPLGAPLVGWVTDTYGARIGFATGGVVSLAAAALIGLALSRAAGLRVRVELRRGRLVRHPHVHVVPREGRERPGHVAATA; from the coding sequence TTGAGGACGGGAACCGGAGAACACTCCGCCCCCGGACACAACCCCGACGACCACGACACCACCCGCACACCCCGGACCGGCGACACGTTCTCCTCCCTCCGGGTGCGCAACTACCGCCTCTTCTTCACCGGCGCCATCGTCTCCAACACGGGGACCTGGATGGCGCGCATCACCCAGGACTGGCTGGTCCTGAGCCTCACCGGCTCCGCCGCCGCCGTCGGCATCACCACCGCCCTGCAGTTCCTCCCCATGCTCCTCTTCGGCCTGTACGGCGGCGTCATCGCCGACCGCTACCCGAAGCGGCGGCTGCTCCTGCTCAGCCAGGGCGCCCTCGGCCTGTGCGGGCTCACCCTCGCCGCGCTGACCCTCTCCGGGCACGTCCAGGTGTGGCACGTCTACCTGGTCGCCTTCCTCCTCGGCATGGTCACGGTCGTGGACAACCCGACCCGGCAGTCCTTCGTCTCCGAGATGGTCGGCCCCGCCCACCTGCGCAACGCCGTCAGCCTCAACTCGGCCAACTTCCAGTCCGCCCGCCTCGTCGGCCCCGCCGTCGCCGGTCTGCTCATCGCGTCCGTCGGCAGCGGCTGGGCGTTCCTGGTCAACGGCCTGTCCTTCCTGGCGCCGCTCGCCGCCCTCCTCCTGATGCGCACCGCCGAGCTGCACCCGGTCGCCCGCGTCCCGCGCGGCAAGGGCCAGCTGCGCGAGGGGCTGCGGTACGTCGCCGGCCGCCCGGAGCTGATCTGGCCGATCGCGCTCGTCGGCTTCGTCGGCACCTTCGGCTTCAACTTCCCGATCTGGCTCACCGCCTTCGCGGACGGCGTCTTCCACGTCGGCCCCGGCACGTACGGCCTCATGAACACGCTGATGGCGGTCGGCTCCCTCGCGGGCGCGCTCCTGTCCGCCCGGCGCGGCACCTCCCGGCTGCGCATGCTGGTCGGCGCCGCCGTGGCCTTCGGCGTCCTGGAGGTGACGGCCGCGGTGACGCCCAGCTTCTGGCTGTTCATGCTGCTGCTCGTCCCCATCGGGATGTTCGGCCTGACGGTGAACGTCACGGCGAACTCGTTCGTCCAGCTGGCCACCGACCCGGCCATGCGGGGCCGCGTGATGAGCCTGTACATGATGGTGTTCGCCGGCGGCACGCCGCTGGGCGCGCCCCTCGTCGGCTGGGTCACCGACACGTACGGCGCCCGGATCGGCTTCGCCACGGGCGGCGTCGTCTCGCTGGCCGCGGCCGCCCTGATCGGGCTCGCGCTCTCCCGCGCGGCCGGACTGCGGGTCCGCGTCGAGCTGCGGCGCGGGCGCCTGGTGCGCCACCCGCACGTCCACGTCGTCCCCCGGGAAGGGCGTGAACGACCCGGTCACGTCGCCGCCACCGCGTGA
- the thpR gene encoding RNA 2',3'-cyclic phosphodiesterase, which translates to MRLFAAVLPPPAAAGELAALVDGLRALPGADELRWTGRPGWHYTLAFMGEVEEDLLPELTERLARAAHRTQPFPLRVHGGGRFGRRALWAGAAGGLDDLRLLAERADAAARRAGVSMEEHRRYQAHLTLARSRQDTDLRPFVAGLEHFKGSRWEVTELALVRSDLPVSGVPGEGPRYETVGTWPLGGAR; encoded by the coding sequence ATGAGGCTTTTCGCTGCCGTGCTGCCGCCCCCCGCGGCGGCCGGGGAACTGGCCGCGCTCGTCGACGGGTTGCGGGCACTGCCGGGCGCGGACGAGCTGCGGTGGACGGGCCGCCCCGGCTGGCACTACACCCTCGCCTTCATGGGCGAGGTGGAGGAGGACCTGCTCCCCGAGCTGACCGAGCGCCTCGCCCGGGCCGCGCACCGCACCCAGCCCTTCCCGCTGCGCGTCCACGGCGGCGGACGGTTCGGCCGCCGCGCCCTGTGGGCGGGCGCCGCGGGGGGCCTGGACGACCTGCGGCTCCTCGCCGAGCGCGCGGACGCGGCGGCGCGGCGGGCCGGGGTGTCCATGGAGGAGCACCGCCGCTACCAGGCCCACCTCACCCTGGCCCGCAGCCGCCAGGACACCGACCTGCGGCCGTTCGTGGCGGGTCTCGAACACTTCAAGGGCTCGCGCTGGGAGGTCACCGAGCTCGCCCTCGTCCGCAGCGACCTCCCGGTCTCCGGCGTGCCCGGCGAGGGACCCCGGTACGAGACGGTCGGAACGTGGCCCCTGGGCGGCGCCCGATGA
- a CDS encoding aldo/keto reductase, with protein sequence MKYTQLGRTGLKVSRLVLGTMNFGPQTDEPTSHAILDAALDAGLNFVDTANVYGWGENKGRTEEIIGSWFAQGGGRREKTVLATKVYGSMAPDGETWPNHDKLSAVNIRRAVDASLKRLRTDHIDLYQFHHVDRRTPFEEIWQAVDVLIQQGKILYAGSSNFPGYKIAQANETAARRGMVGLVSEQCLYNLAERRAEMEVVPAAQEYGLGVIPWSPLHGGLLGGVLRKEVEGGRRASGRSADALAVTSVRAQVQAYEDLLDKHGLEPGEVALAWLLTRPGVTGPIVGPRTPEQLDSALRALELELDDEVLTGLDEIFPGPGPSPEAFAW encoded by the coding sequence ATGAAGTACACGCAGCTCGGACGCACCGGACTCAAGGTCAGCCGACTCGTCCTCGGCACGATGAACTTCGGACCCCAGACCGACGAACCCACCAGCCACGCCATCCTGGACGCCGCGCTCGACGCGGGCCTGAACTTCGTGGACACCGCCAACGTCTACGGGTGGGGCGAGAACAAGGGCCGCACCGAGGAGATCATCGGCTCGTGGTTCGCCCAGGGCGGCGGCCGGCGCGAGAAGACGGTCCTCGCCACCAAGGTCTACGGCTCCATGGCCCCCGATGGCGAGACGTGGCCCAACCACGACAAGCTCTCGGCCGTGAACATCCGCCGGGCTGTCGACGCCAGCCTCAAGCGGCTCCGCACCGACCACATCGACCTCTACCAGTTCCACCACGTCGACCGCCGGACCCCGTTCGAGGAGATCTGGCAGGCGGTCGACGTCCTCATCCAGCAGGGCAAGATCCTCTACGCCGGTTCCTCCAACTTCCCCGGCTACAAGATCGCCCAGGCGAACGAGACCGCCGCCCGCCGCGGCATGGTCGGCCTGGTCAGCGAGCAGTGCCTGTACAACCTCGCCGAGCGGCGCGCCGAGATGGAGGTCGTCCCGGCCGCGCAGGAGTACGGCCTCGGCGTCATCCCCTGGTCGCCGCTGCACGGCGGCCTGCTGGGCGGGGTCCTCCGCAAGGAGGTCGAGGGCGGCCGGCGCGCCTCGGGCCGGTCCGCCGACGCGCTCGCCGTCACCTCCGTGCGCGCCCAGGTCCAGGCGTACGAGGACCTGCTGGACAAGCACGGCCTGGAGCCCGGGGAGGTGGCCCTCGCCTGGCTGCTGACCCGGCCCGGGGTGACCGGCCCGATCGTCGGCCCGCGCACGCCGGAGCAGCTGGACAGCGCGCTGCGCGCCCTGGAGCTGGAACTGGACGACGAGGTGCTCACCGGGCTGGACGAGATCTTCCCGGGCCCCGGCCCCTCCCCGGAGGCCTTCGCCTGGTGA